In Chryseobacterium oranimense, a single window of DNA contains:
- the dtd gene encoding D-aminoacyl-tRNA deacylase: protein MKIVIQRVSEAHVKVDGKIVGEIGKGLMLLTGIDENDEKQDADWLVQKVLNLRIFGDEDDKLNLSVKDISGEILCISQFTLIADYKKGNRPSFIKAAKPDKAVPLFDYFKEELAKSGLKTESGIFGADMKVSLVNDGPVTIVMDSITKS, encoded by the coding sequence ATGAAGATTGTGATCCAAAGAGTTTCCGAAGCTCATGTGAAAGTAGATGGAAAAATTGTCGGGGAAATCGGGAAAGGCCTGATGTTGCTGACCGGAATTGATGAAAATGATGAGAAACAGGATGCTGACTGGCTGGTTCAGAAAGTTCTGAATTTAAGGATCTTCGGGGATGAAGATGATAAGCTTAATCTTTCCGTAAAAGATATTTCCGGTGAAATTTTGTGCATCAGTCAGTTTACCTTAATTGCAGACTATAAAAAGGGAAACCGCCCTTCTTTTATCAAAGCGGCAAAACCGGATAAAGCGGTTCCTCTTTTTGATTATTTCAAAGAGGAACTGGCTAAATCAGGATTAAAAACCGAAAGCGGAATTTTCGGTGCAGACATGAAAGTATCACTGGTTAATGACGGGCCTGTTACAATTGTTATGGATTCAATCACGAAAAGCTAA